The DNA sequence GGCGACGATCCAGGGTCGTCACCTCTTCGACCTGACGAACGGCTGGGAGGCGCGCCCGCCCGCCGGGGACCACCTGCTCGTCGTGTCGCACCGTCCCAAGCCGGACGGCTGGCACCCCGAGGCAGATGTCCCCTTCTTCGACGACATCACCGAGGCGGTGCACGAGGCCAGGCGACGGGCGGGTGACCTCGTCGTCGCGGTCTGCGCCGGGGACGTCGGCGGGCAGGCGCTCGCGCTCGGGCTCGTCGACGAGGTGGCGATGGACGTCGTGCCCGTCGTGTTCGGGAGGGGCAAGCGCTACTTCGGCCCGGTCGACTCCCAGCACCTCCTCGAGGACCCGACCGTCGTCATCCAGGGAGACCGGGTGCTCCACCTGCGCTACCCCGTCCGCCGCTGACGCCGGGGCGTGCGGCCCCGCGGCCGTGCCATCATCGGGGCACGGACCGGCGCCACCGGAGGTGGGTGGCGTGGTCCCCCCGAAGGAGCCCGTATGCCGTCACGCGACGCCGAAGCCCTGGGCGCCACGGTGTCCCGAGACGCCTGGGGCCACGATCTCGACGCCGCCGTGGAGGCGTTCGACGAGGCGCGGCCGCGGCTGTTCGGCATCGCCTACCGGATGCTCGGGAGCGTCGCCGAGGCCGAGGACGTCGTCCAGGAGGCGTGGCTGCGCTGGCAGCAGGCCGACCGGCCGGCCGTGCGCAACCCCGCAGCGTTCCTCACCACGGTGACGACTCGGCTCTCGCTCAACGTCCTGGACTCCGCCCGCGCCCGGCGCGAGCACTACGTCGGCCCCTGGCTCCCCGAGCCCGTCGACACCAGCGCCGACCCGACGCTCGGCGCGGAGACCGCCGAGGCGCTCGACGCCGCCGTCCTGGTGCTCATGGAGAAGCTGCCGCCCGAGCACCGAGCGGCATACGTCCTGCGCGAAGCCTTCTCCTATCCGTACGGCGACATCGCCGAGATCCTCGACACCACTGCCCCCAACGCCCGCCAGCTCGTCAGCCGGGCCCGCAAGCACGTCCAGTCCAGCCGCCACGAGCCCGTCGACCCCGTCCGGCACCGTGCACTGCTGGACGCCTTCGTCGCTGCAGCCCGTGACGGCGACCTCGAGCGCCTCGAGCGCGCCCTCGCGGCCGACGTCGTCAGCACCTCAGACGGCGCCGGCATCGCGCCACGGGCCGCCCGCCGACCGGTCGTCGGCCGCGACAAGGTGGCACGCCTGGTCGCCGGCTGGTCGGACTGGTGGGCCGGCACGAGCCTGACCTGGCTCGAGACCAACGGACGCCCCTCCGTGCTCGTCACGCGGGGTGACACCGCGGTGGCGCTGCTCAGCGTCAGCGTCTCGGCCGACGGCATCGACCAGCTCCTGTGGGTCATGGCCCCGGACAAGCTGGCCCGCACGGGCAGCTAGCCACGCCCGAACGCAGCACGGGTGCCGTAACCCGAGAGGACCGGCGTCGCGGGCCGGCCAGGCCGGCGCACGCGGCTCGCCCTGCCGGGCTGTCACACCCCGGCCGGCTGTCCGGTCGGGAGGGGTGGAGGCACTCCGCCTCCGTCCCACCGACAGTCCCAGAAGGGGTCCCCATGAAGGTCGTCGTCATCGGCGGAACCGGTCTCATCGGTTCCAAGGTCGTCCAGATGCTCACCACCCACGGTCACGAGGCCGTCGCAGCCTCGCTGCAGACCGGCGTCGACACGCTCACCGGCGAGGGGGTCGCGTACGTGCTGGCCGGGGCCGATGTCGTTGTCGACGTGACCAACTCGCCCTCGTTCGCCGACGACGACG is a window from the Phycicoccus sp. M110.8 genome containing:
- a CDS encoding RNA polymerase sigma-70 factor, which produces MPSRDAEALGATVSRDAWGHDLDAAVEAFDEARPRLFGIAYRMLGSVAEAEDVVQEAWLRWQQADRPAVRNPAAFLTTVTTRLSLNVLDSARARREHYVGPWLPEPVDTSADPTLGAETAEALDAAVLVLMEKLPPEHRAAYVLREAFSYPYGDIAEILDTTAPNARQLVSRARKHVQSSRHEPVDPVRHRALLDAFVAAARDGDLERLERALAADVVSTSDGAGIAPRAARRPVVGRDKVARLVAGWSDWWAGTSLTWLETNGRPSVLVTRGDTAVALLSVSVSADGIDQLLWVMAPDKLARTGS
- a CDS encoding dihydrofolate reductase family protein, whose amino-acid sequence is MATVIMHAVVSADGFIADEDDEVGPLFDWYFNGDRPITDAAGEALHAPFRVSERSQEYVSTFWARIGATIQGRHLFDLTNGWEARPPAGDHLLVVSHRPKPDGWHPEADVPFFDDITEAVHEARRRAGDLVVAVCAGDVGGQALALGLVDEVAMDVVPVVFGRGKRYFGPVDSQHLLEDPTVVIQGDRVLHLRYPVRR